Proteins encoded by one window of Clupea harengus unplaced genomic scaffold, Ch_v2.0.2, whole genome shotgun sequence:
- the capns1a gene encoding calpain small subunit 1, whose amino-acid sequence MFLAKRLIGGILDVVSNIDPAQFVPSDPPPARRPLAYADQYESDEEKQFRKVFQQLAGDDMEVSPTELMNILNRIIGKHQNLKTDGFSIESCRSMVAVMDSDSTGKLGFHEFKHLWNNIKKWQGVYKQFDADGSGMIGADELPNAFRAAGFPLNDQLFDMIIRRYSDESGNMDFDNYIGCLVRLDAMCRAFKTLDKDNNGTIKVNVQEWLQLTMYS is encoded by the exons ATGTTTCTTGCCAAAAGACTGATTGGAGGCATTCTGGATGTGGTCAG CAACATTGACCCAGCCCAGTTTGTGCCCTCCGACCCT ccTCCCGCGCGTAGGCCCCTTGCGTACGCCGATCAGTATGAGAGCGATGAGGAGAAGCAGTTCCGCAAAGTTTTTCAGCAGCTCGCTGGGGAT GACATGGAGGTTAGCCCCACTGAACTGATGAACATCCTCAACAGAATCATTGGCAAAC ATCAAAACCTGAAGACAGATGGCTTCAGCATAGAGTCCTGCAGGAGTATGGTGGCTGTTATGGAT AGTGACAGCACTGGCAAGCTGGGCTTCCACGAGTTCAAACACCTCTGGAACAACATCAAGAAATGGCAG GGTGTGTATAAGCAGTTTGACGCAGACGGCTCTGGGATGATCGGTGCAGATGAGCTGCCAAACGCATTCAGAGCTGCAG GCTTCCCTCTAAACGACCAACTCTTCGACATGATCATCCGTCGCTACAGTGACGAGAGCGGAAACATGGACTTTGATAACTACATCGGATGCCTGGTGCGACTAGATGCCATGTGCC GTGCCTTCAAAACCCTTGACAAGGACAACAATGGCACCATCAAAGTCAATGTACAAGAG tggcTCCAGCTGACTATGTACTCCTGA
- the LOC122131088 gene encoding alpha-ketoglutarate-dependent dioxygenase alkB homolog 6-like isoform X2, which produces MFTSSSMAYPCQISKELEQYVVTNAPPTVYYIPDFITEVEEQYLLQEVYKAPKPKWTQLSGRRLQNWGGLPRPKGMLAEKLPDWLLKYTNRISDLGAFNGKAANHVLVNEYKPGEGIMPHEDGPLYHPTVTTISLGSHTLLDFYRPIGQCGTEGPQDEESRCLLSLLLRPRSLLILREEMYERLLHGIRNDWEDTLTERVANLSSASAQPGGVLTRGTRVSLTIRHVPKVICANLLLGRKKC; this is translated from the exons ATGTTTACATCATCTAGCATGGCATACCCATGTCAAATATCTAAAGAGTTGGAACAGTACGTCGTAACTAAT GCACCACCCACAGTATACTACATCCCAGATTTCATCACAGAAGTCGAAGAGCAGTATCTCTTACAAGAG GTGTACAAAGCCCCCAAACCTAAATGGACACAGTTGTCAGGAAGGAGGCTACAGAACTGGG GTGGGCTGCCTCGCCCAAAAGGGATGCTCGCAGAGAAGCTTCCCGATTGGCTgctgaaatacacaaacagaatcTCTGACCTTGGAGCATTCAATGGAAAGGCTGCCAATCACGTGTTGGTGAATGAATACAAACCAGGGGAGGGCATTATG CCACATGAGGACGGCCCACTCTACCACCCCACTGTAACAACAATCAGCCTGGGCTCTCACACCCTCCTGGACTTCTACAGGCCCATTGGCCAGTGTGGG acagaggggccccAGGATGAGGAGAGCCGCTGCCTGCTCTCCCTGCTGCTGCGGCCGCGGAGCCTGCTCATCCTGCGGGAGGAAATGTACGAGCGCCTGCTCCACGGCATCCGGAATGACTGGGAGGACACTTTAACAGAGAGGGTGGCAAACCTCTCCTCTGCGTCGGCCCAGCCTGGGGGGGTGCTCACCCGAGGCACCAGGGTGTCCCTCACAATCCGCCATGTGCCCAAGGTCATCTGTGCCAACCTACTGCTTGGCAGGAAAAAATGTTAA
- the LOC122131088 gene encoding alpha-ketoglutarate-dependent dioxygenase alkB homolog 6-like isoform X3: MIKAPPTVYYIPDFITEVEEQYLLQEVYKAPKPKWTQLSGRRLQNWGGLPRPKGMLAEKLPDWLLKYTNRISDLGAFNGKAANHVLVNEYKPGEGIMPHEDGPLYHPTVTTISLGSHTLLDFYRPIGQCGTEGPQDEESRCLLSLLLRPRSLLILREEMYERLLHGIRNDWEDTLTERVANLSSASAQPGGVLTRGTRVSLTIRHVPKVICANLLLGRKKC; the protein is encoded by the exons ATGATAAAG GCACCACCCACAGTATACTACATCCCAGATTTCATCACAGAAGTCGAAGAGCAGTATCTCTTACAAGAG GTGTACAAAGCCCCCAAACCTAAATGGACACAGTTGTCAGGAAGGAGGCTACAGAACTGGG GTGGGCTGCCTCGCCCAAAAGGGATGCTCGCAGAGAAGCTTCCCGATTGGCTgctgaaatacacaaacagaatcTCTGACCTTGGAGCATTCAATGGAAAGGCTGCCAATCACGTGTTGGTGAATGAATACAAACCAGGGGAGGGCATTATG CCACATGAGGACGGCCCACTCTACCACCCCACTGTAACAACAATCAGCCTGGGCTCTCACACCCTCCTGGACTTCTACAGGCCCATTGGCCAGTGTGGG acagaggggccccAGGATGAGGAGAGCCGCTGCCTGCTCTCCCTGCTGCTGCGGCCGCGGAGCCTGCTCATCCTGCGGGAGGAAATGTACGAGCGCCTGCTCCACGGCATCCGGAATGACTGGGAGGACACTTTAACAGAGAGGGTGGCAAACCTCTCCTCTGCGTCGGCCCAGCCTGGGGGGGTGCTCACCCGAGGCACCAGGGTGTCCCTCACAATCCGCCATGTGCCCAAGGTCATCTGTGCCAACCTACTGCTTGGCAGGAAAAAATGTTAA
- the LOC122131088 gene encoding alpha-ketoglutarate-dependent dioxygenase alkB homolog 6-like isoform X1, which produces MIKGMFTSSSMAYPCQISKELEQYVVTNAPPTVYYIPDFITEVEEQYLLQEVYKAPKPKWTQLSGRRLQNWGGLPRPKGMLAEKLPDWLLKYTNRISDLGAFNGKAANHVLVNEYKPGEGIMPHEDGPLYHPTVTTISLGSHTLLDFYRPIGQCGTEGPQDEESRCLLSLLLRPRSLLILREEMYERLLHGIRNDWEDTLTERVANLSSASAQPGGVLTRGTRVSLTIRHVPKVICANLLLGRKKC; this is translated from the exons ATGATAAAG GGCATGTTTACATCATCTAGCATGGCATACCCATGTCAAATATCTAAAGAGTTGGAACAGTACGTCGTAACTAAT GCACCACCCACAGTATACTACATCCCAGATTTCATCACAGAAGTCGAAGAGCAGTATCTCTTACAAGAG GTGTACAAAGCCCCCAAACCTAAATGGACACAGTTGTCAGGAAGGAGGCTACAGAACTGGG GTGGGCTGCCTCGCCCAAAAGGGATGCTCGCAGAGAAGCTTCCCGATTGGCTgctgaaatacacaaacagaatcTCTGACCTTGGAGCATTCAATGGAAAGGCTGCCAATCACGTGTTGGTGAATGAATACAAACCAGGGGAGGGCATTATG CCACATGAGGACGGCCCACTCTACCACCCCACTGTAACAACAATCAGCCTGGGCTCTCACACCCTCCTGGACTTCTACAGGCCCATTGGCCAGTGTGGG acagaggggccccAGGATGAGGAGAGCCGCTGCCTGCTCTCCCTGCTGCTGCGGCCGCGGAGCCTGCTCATCCTGCGGGAGGAAATGTACGAGCGCCTGCTCCACGGCATCCGGAATGACTGGGAGGACACTTTAACAGAGAGGGTGGCAAACCTCTCCTCTGCGTCGGCCCAGCCTGGGGGGGTGCTCACCCGAGGCACCAGGGTGTCCCTCACAATCCGCCATGTGCCCAAGGTCATCTGTGCCAACCTACTGCTTGGCAGGAAAAAATGTTAA